In Paraburkholderia terrae, a genomic segment contains:
- a CDS encoding M20 aminoacylase family protein yields the protein MESTLQGQLKSWRQHLHQYPETGFEEVNTSDYVANILATLGLDVHRGIGGTGLVANLTVGDGKRAIGLRADMDALNITEHAPARTHASRTPGKMHACGHDGHMSMILGAARLLAERRDFNGTVRFIFQPAEEHGRGAKAMMSDGLFERFPVDAIFGAHNMPGMRAGTFATRAGGIMASEDNFVIHIKGRGTHAARPHMGNDPIVIASQIVLALQTIVSRNLDPGLQAVISCTEFITDGLRNVIPSNVTIKGDTRSYSREVQTLLETRMREVSEGICRAHGADCTFEYTHEFAPTVNSAQCVDVAVNAARNIAGAENVDANVPPMMISEDFGAFLQAVPGNFIFIGNGDAAEKGCVPLHNATYDFNDDILLTGARYFAELARLELPVEQA from the coding sequence ATGGAAAGCACGCTGCAGGGACAATTGAAGAGCTGGCGCCAGCATCTGCATCAATATCCCGAGACGGGTTTCGAAGAGGTGAACACATCCGACTATGTCGCGAACATTCTCGCGACCTTGGGGCTCGACGTGCATCGCGGCATCGGTGGAACGGGGCTGGTTGCGAACCTGACGGTCGGCGACGGCAAGCGCGCGATCGGACTGCGCGCCGATATGGACGCGCTGAACATCACCGAGCACGCGCCCGCGCGCACGCATGCATCGCGTACGCCGGGAAAGATGCATGCGTGCGGACACGACGGACATATGTCGATGATTCTGGGCGCAGCGCGGCTACTGGCCGAGCGGCGCGATTTCAACGGCACGGTGCGCTTCATCTTCCAGCCCGCTGAAGAACATGGACGAGGCGCGAAGGCGATGATGTCGGACGGACTGTTCGAGCGCTTTCCCGTCGATGCCATTTTCGGCGCACACAATATGCCCGGCATGCGCGCTGGAACATTTGCGACGCGCGCGGGCGGCATCATGGCGAGCGAAGATAACTTCGTCATTCACATCAAGGGACGCGGCACGCACGCGGCTCGTCCGCATATGGGCAATGATCCCATCGTCATCGCATCGCAGATCGTGCTCGCATTGCAGACGATCGTATCGCGCAATCTTGATCCGGGTCTGCAAGCGGTAATCTCTTGCACGGAGTTCATTACGGATGGACTCAGAAACGTGATCCCGTCGAACGTGACTATCAAGGGCGATACGCGTAGTTATTCGCGTGAAGTGCAAACGCTGCTCGAAACCCGCATGCGCGAAGTGAGCGAAGGCATCTGCCGGGCGCATGGTGCGGATTGCACCTTCGAATACACGCACGAGTTCGCGCCGACGGTGAACTCGGCACAATGTGTCGATGTGGCGGTGAACGCGGCGCGCAATATCGCGGGTGCGGAAAACGTCGACGCCAACGTGCCGCCAATGATGATCTCCGAAGACTTCGGCGCGTTTTTGCAGGCCGTGCCCGGTAACTTCATTTTCATCGGTAATGGCGACGCGGCGGAGAAGGGCTGCGTGCCTTTGCACAACGCAACCTACGATTTCAACGACGATATCCTGCTGACGGGCGCGCGATATTTCGCGGAGCTGGCGCGTCTCGAACTGCCGGTGGAGCAAGCATAA
- a CDS encoding diaminopropionate ammonia-lyase has product MLISNPRAIHVAYPDTLRTILNVESADQSRVWLSGWELISQQATPLWELTDAASQLGIARLYVKDESFRSPLGSFKALGAPIALMRLVMRLWHAHDIEPQALIEGRYAEMLANLTVISATDGNHGKALAAAAQSIGCHCVIVLHANVSVEREQAIAAYGARIVRITGNYDESVEHAATLAKNNGWHVVSDTSYDGYEAIPRDVMQGYGTIAAEVIEQSTDAPACTHVFLQGGVGGLAAGVASYLWERGGAQRPRFIVVEPRQADCLYQSAIAGHAARATGSVDSVMAGLACGETSPLAWKILEQCIDDFMLIDDDDAVDAMRRLAKGAGDDVPLVAGESGAAGFAGLCALMRDGELARAAGLDCNARVLVINTEGATAPAAYAQFVGESAQEVAARQQAWKQSCVR; this is encoded by the coding sequence ATGCTGATCTCCAATCCCCGCGCCATTCACGTCGCCTACCCGGACACGCTGCGGACCATACTCAACGTCGAATCTGCGGATCAAAGCCGCGTCTGGCTGTCAGGCTGGGAACTCATTAGCCAGCAAGCCACGCCTCTGTGGGAGCTGACGGATGCGGCTTCGCAACTCGGCATCGCGCGTCTGTACGTGAAGGACGAGTCGTTCCGCTCGCCGCTGGGCAGCTTCAAGGCGTTGGGCGCGCCGATCGCGTTGATGCGTCTCGTCATGCGTCTATGGCACGCGCACGACATCGAACCGCAGGCGCTTATCGAAGGACGCTATGCGGAGATGCTCGCGAATCTCACGGTCATCAGCGCGACAGACGGCAATCACGGCAAGGCGCTCGCGGCCGCGGCGCAGAGCATCGGTTGCCATTGCGTGATCGTGCTGCATGCGAACGTCAGCGTCGAGCGTGAACAGGCGATTGCTGCGTATGGCGCGCGCATCGTCCGCATCACAGGCAACTACGACGAATCGGTCGAACACGCTGCGACGCTCGCGAAGAACAACGGTTGGCATGTGGTTTCGGACACGTCGTACGACGGCTATGAAGCGATTCCGCGAGACGTCATGCAGGGCTACGGCACGATTGCCGCTGAAGTCATCGAGCAATCCACGGATGCGCCAGCGTGTACGCATGTCTTCTTGCAAGGCGGCGTCGGCGGACTTGCGGCGGGCGTCGCGAGTTATCTTTGGGAGCGCGGTGGCGCGCAAAGGCCGCGCTTCATCGTTGTCGAACCACGCCAGGCGGACTGCCTGTATCAGAGCGCCATCGCCGGACATGCGGCGAGAGCGACGGGATCGGTCGATTCCGTGATGGCGGGTCTCGCCTGCGGCGAAACATCGCCGCTCGCGTGGAAGATCCTGGAGCAATGCATCGACGATTTCATGCTGATCGATGACGACGACGCAGTCGATGCAATGCGCCGCCTCGCAAAGGGCGCAGGCGATGACGTGCCGCTCGTCGCCGGTGAATCGGGCGCGGCGGGCTTCGCAGGCCTTTGCGCATTGATGCGAGATGGCGAACTCGCGCGCGCGGCAGGCCTGGATTGCAACGCGCGCGTGCTCGTCATCAACACGGAAGGCGCGACGGCACCCGCCGCTTATGCGCAGTTCGTCGGCGAGTCTGCGCAAGAAGTGGCCGCGCGTCAGCAGGCGTGGAAGCAAAGCTGCGTCCGCTAA
- a CDS encoding DUF6622 family protein, which yields MSLAAIIHGTPIWVWVLLVYLLSRGFKAMNSGTAPLSRLAIVPLVFTVWGIAHLVTDPLTGWADAIVWVVAALVGVAAGVFMASRTRFIVDPIANTVMLPGSMLPLALIVITFAAKFWLGVELATATSLASLGTYMLISAAVSGAVAGMFAGRFLTYWRAMSARRILRTCSQQGA from the coding sequence ATGTCACTCGCAGCCATCATTCACGGCACGCCCATCTGGGTTTGGGTGTTGCTCGTCTACCTGCTTTCGCGCGGGTTCAAGGCCATGAACAGCGGCACCGCGCCGCTTTCCCGCCTGGCCATTGTGCCGCTCGTTTTCACGGTCTGGGGCATTGCGCACCTGGTAACAGACCCGCTGACAGGTTGGGCCGACGCGATCGTCTGGGTGGTCGCCGCGCTCGTGGGCGTCGCGGCTGGCGTGTTCATGGCGAGCCGCACGCGCTTCATCGTCGATCCGATCGCGAACACCGTCATGCTGCCCGGCTCCATGCTGCCGCTGGCGCTGATCGTCATCACCTTCGCGGCCAAGTTCTGGCTCGGCGTCGAACTGGCGACGGCAACCAGTCTCGCGTCGCTCGGCACGTATATGTTGATCAGCGCAGCCGTATCGGGCGCCGTGGCAGGCATGTTCGCCGGTCGCTTCCTGACCTACTGGCGAGCCATGAGCGCGCGCCGCATTCTCCGGACCTGCTCGCAGCAAGGCGCGTAA
- a CDS encoding ATP-binding protein, with protein MKNPFNTLFGRLATLTVGLIVAVHVTSLFVVDRDRGHIDAEHARRDVLLAVQAKHDGEATARHVAQTLGIEFVPDADAIRLGCPNQCEGSNAPFEHDLLPRLPEGSRVVFDPHTGSLWIRYGNEPYWLFMRNANLPGMRFLGSSLVMLVLAVCAALLAAWQFQRPLHRLADAAREFRVGRRVPPVTPSGPAEMRALIGDFNQMMRELAQSEQERAVMLAGVAHDLRAPITRMQVRADLLPDAANRSGFLRDAESLSRIVTQFLDYARDTADPSPHANVDAHCRRHYGDGLDDEALVRLHLNAGDGFNLPLVDLDRILSNLIENAMNYGEPPVEISTSAHNGVYTLIVRDHGRGIPREQLERALQPFTRLDPARGGDAHCGLGLAIVRRLTRYNGGQFECDNAPDGGFRVTLTFGREA; from the coding sequence ATGAAAAACCCGTTCAATACGCTTTTCGGCCGTCTCGCGACGCTGACGGTCGGCCTGATCGTGGCCGTACACGTGACGTCGCTATTCGTCGTCGACCGCGATCGCGGCCATATTGACGCCGAGCATGCGCGCCGCGACGTGCTGCTGGCCGTGCAGGCCAAGCACGATGGCGAGGCAACCGCACGACACGTAGCGCAGACGCTCGGCATCGAATTTGTCCCCGATGCCGACGCGATCCGCCTGGGTTGTCCGAACCAGTGCGAGGGCTCCAACGCGCCATTCGAGCATGATCTGTTGCCGCGCCTGCCCGAGGGCAGCCGCGTCGTGTTCGATCCGCACACGGGCTCGCTGTGGATACGGTACGGCAACGAGCCGTACTGGCTCTTCATGCGCAACGCGAATCTGCCGGGCATGCGCTTTCTCGGCTCGTCGCTGGTGATGCTGGTGCTGGCCGTTTGCGCGGCGCTGCTGGCCGCGTGGCAGTTTCAGCGTCCGTTGCACAGGCTGGCGGACGCAGCGCGCGAATTCAGAGTCGGCCGGCGCGTGCCGCCCGTGACGCCGAGTGGTCCCGCCGAAATGCGCGCGCTGATCGGCGACTTCAACCAGATGATGCGCGAACTCGCGCAGTCCGAGCAGGAACGCGCCGTGATGCTGGCGGGCGTCGCACACGATCTGCGCGCGCCGATCACGCGCATGCAAGTGCGCGCGGACCTGCTGCCCGACGCGGCGAACCGCAGCGGCTTCCTGCGCGATGCCGAGTCGCTGTCACGCATCGTCACGCAGTTTCTCGACTATGCACGCGATACGGCCGATCCTTCGCCGCACGCGAATGTCGATGCGCATTGCCGCCGTCACTATGGCGACGGACTCGACGACGAAGCACTCGTACGTCTGCATCTGAATGCGGGCGATGGCTTCAATCTGCCGCTCGTGGACCTCGACCGGATACTGTCGAATCTGATCGAAAACGCGATGAACTACGGCGAGCCGCCCGTCGAGATTTCGACGTCCGCGCATAACGGCGTCTACACGCTCATCGTGCGCGATCATGGACGCGGCATTCCGCGCGAACAGCTCGAACGCGCGTTGCAGCCGTTCACGCGGCTCGATCCGGCGCGCGGCGGCGACGCGCATTGCGGGCTGGGCCTCGCGATCGTGCGACGGCTCACGCGCTATAACGGTGGACAGTTCGAATGCGACAACGCGCCCGATGGCGGGTTTCGCGTGACGCTGACGTTTGGGCGCGAAGCCTAG
- a CDS encoding branched-chain amino acid ABC transporter substrate-binding protein, protein MQTLRPLSLLTLTALALQPLAAQADLTVKIGQVSPLTGELSHIGKDDENGVRLAIEDLNSRKIRINGQSVTFVLDSQDDAADPKTAVTVAQKLIDDGVAGVVGHANSGTSIPASKIYSDAGVPMITESATNPKLTQQGFTNVFRMVANDVRQGTVIGTYLVHDLGARKIAIVDDRTAYGQGLADEVEKAVKAAGGNVVAREYGTDKTTNWMAILTTIKSRQPDGIAFTGGDTQAAAFVQQAQKLGLKVKFVAGDEACTPQFIKLAGASMSSDTYCTLAGVPPAKMPQGPEFFKRYEQRFGVPVQLYAPYAYDAVIAIANAMQAAGSTDPKAYLPKLRAAKLDGVTGPIQFDEKGDIRNGAITVRQFDQGNWTDRSVVR, encoded by the coding sequence ATGCAAACACTTCGACCCCTATCGCTTCTGACGCTCACCGCGCTTGCATTGCAGCCGCTCGCGGCACAAGCGGATCTCACCGTGAAGATCGGACAAGTTTCGCCTTTGACGGGTGAGCTGTCACACATCGGCAAAGACGACGAAAACGGCGTGCGCCTCGCGATCGAGGATCTGAACAGCCGGAAAATCCGCATCAATGGACAGAGCGTCACGTTCGTCCTCGATTCGCAGGACGATGCAGCCGATCCGAAAACAGCCGTGACCGTCGCGCAGAAACTGATCGACGACGGCGTAGCGGGCGTCGTTGGGCATGCGAATTCGGGCACGTCGATTCCGGCATCGAAAATCTATTCGGATGCGGGCGTGCCGATGATCACCGAGTCCGCCACCAATCCGAAACTGACGCAGCAAGGCTTCACGAACGTGTTCCGCATGGTTGCCAACGACGTGAGACAGGGCACCGTGATCGGCACGTATCTGGTTCACGATCTCGGCGCGCGGAAAATCGCGATCGTCGACGACCGCACGGCATACGGGCAAGGTCTTGCCGACGAGGTCGAAAAGGCGGTCAAGGCGGCGGGCGGTAACGTGGTCGCGCGCGAATATGGCACCGACAAGACGACCAACTGGATGGCGATTCTCACGACCATCAAGAGCCGTCAACCGGACGGCATCGCATTCACGGGCGGCGACACGCAGGCCGCCGCATTCGTGCAGCAGGCGCAGAAGCTCGGGCTGAAGGTCAAGTTCGTCGCAGGCGATGAAGCATGTACGCCGCAGTTCATCAAGCTGGCGGGCGCGTCGATGAGCAGCGACACGTACTGCACGCTGGCAGGCGTGCCGCCAGCCAAGATGCCGCAAGGGCCGGAGTTCTTCAAACGCTATGAGCAACGCTTTGGCGTTCCTGTGCAGCTATACGCGCCATACGCCTACGACGCGGTGATCGCCATCGCGAATGCGATGCAGGCGGCGGGATCGACCGATCCGAAAGCCTATCTGCCGAAGCTGCGCGCGGCGAAGCTCGACGGCGTCACGGGTCCGATCCAGTTCGACGAGAAAGGCGATATCCGTAACGGTGCGATTACCGTTCGGCAGTTCGATCAGGGCAACTGGACCGACCGCTCCGTCGTGCGATAA
- a CDS encoding DUF4136 domain-containing protein: protein MKKTLCCAVVVVAGVAGLAGCAGVTTDVQVSGTPVVLQGERTYAIVQTPSQETGAAREQYEALIHSELGNYGLVDRSAERASYMLSLAYDTRPAAVGVIAGDCADSACNGVAKPGFSLFGREYQHSMTLRLFDAATGKEVYKVTATSHDRNADALHPIPWLVKSAFAQFPFAGYGSWRVKLRSGEAAGRPEVVMVKQIDK from the coding sequence GTGAAGAAGACGCTATGTTGTGCTGTCGTGGTTGTCGCGGGCGTGGCGGGTCTCGCGGGATGCGCGGGCGTGACGACGGACGTGCAGGTGTCGGGAACGCCCGTCGTGCTGCAGGGCGAGCGCACGTATGCGATCGTGCAGACGCCGTCGCAGGAAACGGGCGCCGCGCGCGAGCAGTACGAGGCGCTGATTCACAGCGAGCTTGGCAATTACGGGCTTGTCGATCGATCGGCGGAGCGCGCTAGTTACATGCTCTCGCTCGCGTACGATACGCGGCCGGCTGCCGTCGGCGTGATTGCGGGCGACTGCGCGGATTCAGCCTGCAACGGCGTTGCGAAGCCGGGCTTTTCGCTCTTCGGGCGCGAGTATCAGCATTCGATGACCTTGCGACTCTTCGACGCCGCGACCGGCAAGGAAGTCTACAAGGTCACGGCGACGAGCCATGACCGCAATGCTGATGCGTTGCATCCCATTCCATGGCTCGTCAAAAGCGCGTTTGCGCAGTTTCCGTTTGCCGGATACGGAAGCTGGCGCGTGAAACTGCGCAGCGGCGAAGCGGCGGGCAGGCCGGAAGTGGTCATGGTTAAGCAGATCGACAAATGA
- a CDS encoding response regulator translates to MPDTPIQVLLVDDDADLRDLLRNFFQQRGIEFSVLHDATHLARRLERERPSIIVLDLMMPGVDGLTALKQLRASGDTIPVVMLTARADGVDRVIGLELGADDYLGKPFMPQELLARIHAVLRRHKLHPEAPPAEHREALVFGRFRLDFASRTLFCDNEPVKLTGSEYALLEVFAQHPMETLSRTRIVDLLHGPDSEVTERGIDVPVWRLRRLLEDDPAAPRRIQTMRGIGYMFVPGEGGEVGDGGDASKGDDSASQ, encoded by the coding sequence ATGCCCGACACGCCCATTCAGGTGCTGCTCGTCGACGACGACGCCGACCTGCGCGACCTGCTTCGCAACTTCTTCCAGCAACGCGGCATCGAATTCTCGGTGCTGCACGACGCCACGCATCTCGCGCGCAGGCTTGAACGCGAGCGTCCGTCGATCATCGTGCTCGACCTGATGATGCCCGGCGTCGACGGGCTCACCGCGCTCAAGCAGTTGCGCGCAAGCGGCGACACGATTCCCGTCGTCATGCTGACGGCGCGCGCCGATGGCGTCGATCGCGTGATCGGCCTCGAACTCGGCGCGGACGATTATCTCGGCAAGCCGTTCATGCCGCAGGAATTGCTCGCGCGCATTCATGCCGTGCTGCGCCGCCATAAGCTGCATCCCGAAGCGCCGCCTGCCGAGCATCGCGAGGCGCTCGTGTTTGGACGCTTCCGGCTCGACTTCGCATCGCGCACGCTCTTTTGCGACAACGAACCCGTCAAGCTGACGGGGAGCGAATATGCGCTGCTCGAAGTGTTCGCGCAGCATCCGATGGAAACGCTGTCGCGCACGCGCATCGTTGATCTGCTGCACGGTCCGGATTCGGAAGTGACGGAACGCGGCATCGACGTGCCCGTGTGGCGTCTGCGGCGTCTGCTCGAAGACGACCCCGCTGCTCCGCGCCGCATTCAGACGATGCGTGGCATCGGCTATATGTTCGTGCCGGGCGAAGGCGGTGAAGTCGGCGATGGCGGCGACGCTAGCAAAGGCGACGACAGCGCATCGCAATGA
- a CDS encoding DUF899 domain-containing protein, translating to MTTSDESGSKGGQRAMRTPPVVSPQEWETAREQLLVKEKAHTRARDALAAERRRMPWTAVDKTYAFEGPSGKLSLLDLFDGRRQLIVYRAFYEPGVFGWPEHACRGCSMVADQVAHIAHLNARDTTLVFVSRAPQADIERLKARMGWQIPWFTITDSFDTDFGVGEWHGTNVFYRDGNRIFRTYFINNRGDEQMGGTWNYLDITPLGRQEVWEDSPEGYPQTPTYKWWNWHDSYVDDAPPDKKWVEISDAGEAAFRNKPEA from the coding sequence ATGACTACATCGGACGAAAGCGGAAGCAAAGGCGGACAACGGGCGATGCGCACACCACCCGTCGTATCGCCGCAGGAATGGGAAACCGCGCGCGAGCAATTGCTCGTGAAGGAAAAAGCCCACACGCGCGCCCGCGACGCGCTCGCCGCCGAGCGCCGCCGCATGCCGTGGACGGCCGTCGACAAGACCTACGCATTCGAAGGGCCATCAGGCAAGCTCAGTCTGCTGGACCTGTTCGACGGCCGGCGTCAGCTGATCGTGTATCGCGCGTTTTATGAACCGGGCGTGTTCGGATGGCCCGAGCATGCGTGCCGCGGATGCTCGATGGTGGCCGACCAGGTCGCTCATATCGCCCACCTGAACGCCCGCGACACGACGCTCGTTTTTGTTTCGCGCGCGCCTCAGGCGGACATCGAGCGATTGAAGGCGCGTATGGGCTGGCAGATTCCGTGGTTCACGATCACGGATAGCTTCGACACCGACTTCGGCGTCGGCGAATGGCACGGCACGAACGTGTTCTATCGCGACGGCAACCGGATATTCCGCACCTACTTCATCAACAATCGCGGCGACGAGCAGATGGGCGGCACGTGGAATTATCTCGACATCACGCCGCTAGGCCGGCAAGAGGTCTGGGAAGATTCACCCGAAGGCTATCCGCAGACGCCGACCTACAAGTGGTGGAACTGGCACGACAGCTATGTCGACGACGCGCCGCCCGATAAGAAGTGGGTCGAGATATCGGACGCTGGCGAGGCGGCATTCAGGAACAAGCCCGAGGCGTAA
- a CDS encoding Lrp/AsnC family transcriptional regulator: MATQLDNFDRKLLMEVQRDAQIPQTELGVRVNLSTAAVNRRLRRLADEGVIDRYSAIVAPEKVDYPLTIVANVEVESEQIDLLDAMKRTFAQCPQIQQCYYVAGEWDFVLVMTVRNMDQYTELTRQLFFSNNNVKRFKTLVSMSRVKVGLGVPVDIVDE; encoded by the coding sequence ATGGCTACCCAACTCGACAACTTCGACCGCAAGCTTCTGATGGAAGTCCAGCGCGATGCGCAGATTCCCCAGACCGAACTCGGTGTGCGCGTCAATCTGTCGACGGCCGCCGTCAACCGGAGATTGCGCCGTCTCGCGGATGAAGGGGTGATCGACCGCTACTCGGCGATCGTCGCGCCCGAGAAAGTGGATTACCCGCTGACGATCGTCGCGAACGTCGAGGTCGAGAGCGAGCAGATCGATCTGCTCGACGCGATGAAACGGACGTTCGCGCAGTGTCCGCAAATCCAGCAGTGCTACTACGTCGCGGGCGAATGGGACTTCGTGCTGGTGATGACGGTACGCAACATGGACCAATACACCGAACTCACGCGGCAACTCTTCTTTTCCAACAACAACGTCAAGCGCTTCAAGACGCTGGTGAGCATGAGCCGCGTGAAAGTGGGCCTGGGCGTGCCCGTCGATATCGTCGACGAATGA
- a CDS encoding RcnB family protein — protein sequence MKKAVSVLLLAASCVVAQTQAFAQYAPGDDGGPGRHPAADERGGPDGGPGGPGGPGGPQHAGGPVRADASHRPVPHRDWHRGDRLPPDYRGPQYVVDDWRGYDLQPPPSGYQWVQVNGDFVLAAIATGVISSILLAPHR from the coding sequence ATGAAAAAAGCTGTATCTGTATTGTTGCTTGCTGCTTCGTGTGTTGTTGCTCAAACTCAGGCGTTCGCGCAATACGCGCCGGGCGATGACGGCGGTCCGGGCCGTCATCCCGCTGCCGACGAGCGCGGCGGTCCCGATGGTGGCCCCGGCGGTCCCGGCGGCCCCGGTGGTCCGCAGCACGCTGGCGGCCCGGTCCGCGCCGATGCGTCGCATCGTCCGGTGCCGCACCGCGACTGGCATCGCGGCGACCGCTTGCCACCCGACTATCGCGGTCCGCAATATGTCGTCGACGACTGGCGTGGGTATGATCTTCAGCCGCCGCCGTCGGGTTATCAATGGGTGCAGGTCAATGGCGACTTCGTGCTCGCCGCGATCGCGACGGGCGTGATTTCGAGCATCCTGCTTGCGCCGCACCGTTGA